Proteins encoded in a region of the Candidatus Zixiibacteriota bacterium genome:
- a CDS encoding tetratricopeptide repeat protein, whose translation MPGTSNPIICRAALLLTAAICVVSAEVSPAQEERPVIVDTIRITPGENGINIRRLLERESRRGESSSPGHVQGEMLIQSGQFEQAVDVLEPLWLADPTDEAVAGSLKRAYRGLKNYAGLQSVLRRQLDDSPGDVILLSEMADAFFAGGTEDSARHVIDRMIAADREDPERRAAAARCYARSGDYIQAMAVYRQSRIDLGDSLIFAEDLSRLLEARREYAAAVDEYFRWLEAQPGASRIVQKQLTNLIKMPEAAGEITASLERIVRGAPDNEYARRLYGDLLFESGRVDSAFAEYRRADLLSAEPGMHRIFGIERALEVKNYVAARREATLFLADYPEHRERTRVSMTLANSELKIGRPNIAIDLLRTLAGQIQLPRERGRVYYEIGEIFRLHMGALDSSETYYFRMLEATPGRAGDQCLAWMRLGDLAVMRGELTDADSAYSQAAQSPPTNIAEEIAYKRAELLFLSGNIDESTTKLTELVKSFPRGLYVNDALGLSMILREGNDAMGWSLKQYAAARLEVRRMRPDSAIALFETLAADSANQLADDALLEQASVFGATSRFLEAVGACERLIELFPDSPLRPRAWVRIGNLYADSLGNASEARAAYQLILSEYKDSPVVEEARRRLQTMGVP comes from the coding sequence ATGCCCGGAACATCGAACCCCATCATCTGCAGAGCCGCCTTGTTGTTGACGGCGGCCATCTGCGTGGTGTCCGCTGAGGTATCGCCCGCACAGGAGGAACGGCCGGTCATTGTCGACACGATCCGTATTACCCCCGGCGAAAACGGGATCAATATCCGGCGCCTCCTGGAACGGGAAAGCAGACGCGGTGAAAGCTCTTCTCCGGGGCATGTCCAGGGGGAGATGCTCATCCAGAGCGGGCAGTTCGAGCAGGCGGTCGACGTGTTGGAACCGTTATGGCTGGCCGACCCTACCGATGAGGCGGTCGCCGGATCGCTCAAGCGTGCCTATCGCGGCCTGAAGAACTATGCCGGACTTCAGTCCGTCCTGCGGCGCCAACTCGATGACAGTCCCGGTGATGTGATCCTGCTTTCGGAGATGGCCGATGCCTTCTTCGCGGGCGGAACGGAAGATTCAGCGCGTCATGTCATCGATCGGATGATCGCGGCCGATCGCGAGGATCCGGAGCGACGCGCGGCAGCCGCGCGCTGTTACGCGCGCAGCGGTGACTACATCCAGGCGATGGCGGTCTACCGTCAGAGCCGGATCGATCTGGGCGACTCGCTCATCTTCGCCGAGGATCTCTCGCGCCTTCTGGAAGCGCGCCGTGAGTATGCGGCGGCCGTCGACGAATACTTCCGCTGGCTCGAGGCACAGCCGGGCGCCAGCCGCATTGTTCAAAAACAACTGACGAATTTGATCAAAATGCCGGAGGCCGCCGGTGAGATCACCGCATCGTTGGAGCGCATCGTGCGCGGTGCGCCCGACAATGAGTACGCGCGCCGTCTGTACGGCGATTTGCTGTTTGAGTCGGGACGCGTCGATTCGGCGTTCGCCGAATACCGACGGGCCGATCTCCTCTCGGCTGAACCGGGCATGCACCGCATCTTCGGCATCGAACGGGCACTGGAAGTCAAAAACTACGTCGCCGCGCGCCGCGAAGCGACGCTGTTTCTCGCCGACTATCCCGAACACCGCGAGCGCACGCGCGTGAGCATGACGCTGGCAAACTCGGAGTTGAAAATCGGACGTCCGAACATCGCCATCGACCTGTTGCGAACACTGGCGGGGCAGATTCAGCTTCCGCGCGAGCGCGGACGCGTTTACTACGAGATCGGTGAAATCTTCCGGTTGCACATGGGCGCGCTCGACTCCTCTGAGACCTACTACTTCCGCATGCTGGAGGCGACGCCTGGCCGCGCCGGCGATCAGTGCCTGGCATGGATGAGACTGGGCGATTTGGCGGTGATGCGCGGTGAACTCACCGACGCTGACAGCGCCTATTCACAGGCGGCGCAGTCACCGCCGACGAACATCGCCGAGGAGATCGCCTATAAGAGAGCCGAGTTGCTCTTCCTCTCCGGAAATATCGACGAGAGCACGACGAAACTGACGGAGTTGGTCAAATCGTTCCCGCGCGGGCTGTATGTCAACGATGCGCTGGGGCTCTCGATGATCCTGCGCGAGGGCAACGACGCAATGGGCTGGTCGCTGAAGCAATACGCCGCGGCGCGGCTGGAGGTCCGTCGTATGCGGCCGGACTCCGCGATCGCGCTCTTTGAAACGTTGGCTGCCGATTCCGCGAATCAGTTGGCAGACGATGCCTTGTTGGAGCAGGCGTCTGTGTTCGGCGCCACGTCGCGGTTCCTGGAGGCGGTCGGTGCGTGTGAACGGCTGATTGAATTGTTCCCGGACAGTCCGTTGCGGCCACGCGCGTGGGTTCGGATCGGCAACCTGTACGCCGACTCGCTGGGAAACGCCAGCGAGGCACGGGCGGCCTATCAACTGATCCTGTCGGAATACAAAGACTCACCCGTCGTCGAGGAGGCGCGACGCCGCCTCCAGACAATGGGCGTTCCCTAA
- a CDS encoding nucleotide sugar dehydrogenase translates to MAITQSQPAARTGLELKLAERTARVTIVGLGYVGLPLAVEVAKSGLTVTGLEVSAEKVAHVSSGKSDIDDINDSVLAPLVQSKKLSATLDASILKDADCVVICVPTPLSKTKDPDVTYIVNAVDALVPHLHMDMLVVLESTTYPGTTEELIRPKLEASGLTVGKDFYLAFSPERVDPGNVRFGIHNTPRIVGGTTPACTRVARAFYEIFLETVVSVSSTQAAETVKLLENTFRSVNIGLVNEVALMCDRLGLDVWEIIEAADSKPFGFMKFYPGPGLGGHCIPIDPHYWSWKLRSLNYYARFIELAGDINAHMPEYIVERVARVLNEDAKSLRGATMLVLGVAYKRDISDVRESPSLDVIHLLRQRGAAVSYVDPYIPDVTLEDGTEMRAVALTDAALKAADCVVILTDHTDFDYTHICATAQMVFDSRNATRDVPPGTGRVWKL, encoded by the coding sequence ATGGCCATCACCCAGTCTCAGCCGGCCGCCCGCACCGGGCTGGAACTCAAGCTCGCGGAGCGCACCGCGCGGGTGACGATTGTGGGCCTGGGGTATGTCGGCCTGCCCCTGGCAGTCGAGGTTGCCAAATCGGGGCTGACGGTCACCGGACTGGAGGTTTCCGCCGAAAAGGTCGCACATGTGTCGTCGGGGAAATCAGATATCGACGACATCAACGATTCGGTGTTGGCGCCGTTGGTCCAGTCCAAAAAGCTTTCGGCGACGCTGGACGCGTCGATCCTCAAGGATGCCGACTGCGTTGTGATCTGTGTGCCGACCCCGTTGTCGAAGACCAAGGACCCGGATGTCACCTACATCGTCAACGCGGTCGATGCGCTGGTGCCGCACTTACACATGGACATGCTGGTCGTGCTCGAATCGACGACTTACCCCGGCACGACCGAGGAACTGATCCGACCCAAGCTTGAAGCATCGGGACTGACGGTGGGCAAGGATTTCTACCTGGCGTTTTCGCCGGAACGGGTCGATCCGGGGAATGTGCGCTTCGGCATCCACAACACGCCGCGCATCGTCGGCGGGACCACGCCTGCCTGCACACGGGTCGCCCGCGCGTTTTATGAAATCTTCCTCGAGACCGTAGTCTCGGTTTCCTCGACACAGGCCGCTGAGACCGTCAAGCTGTTGGAAAACACATTCCGTTCGGTCAACATCGGCCTGGTCAACGAGGTCGCGCTGATGTGCGATCGGCTCGGACTGGATGTCTGGGAAATCATTGAAGCCGCCGACTCAAAGCCGTTCGGCTTTATGAAGTTTTATCCCGGCCCCGGCTTGGGCGGGCACTGCATTCCGATCGACCCGCACTACTGGTCGTGGAAGCTGCGTTCGCTGAACTACTATGCGCGATTCATCGAGTTGGCGGGGGACATCAATGCGCACATGCCCGAATATATCGTCGAACGCGTCGCGCGCGTGCTCAACGAAGACGCCAAATCGCTGCGCGGCGCGACCATGCTCGTGCTGGGCGTTGCCTACAAGCGCGACATCTCCGACGTGCGCGAGTCGCCGTCGCTGGATGTCATTCACCTCCTGCGGCAGCGCGGCGCCGCTGTCTCGTATGTCGATCCGTATATCCCCGATGTCACGCTCGAAGACGGCACCGAAATGCGCGCAGTCGCGCTGACCGATGCCGCGCTGAAGGCCGCCGACTGTGTCGTCATCCTCACCGACCACACCGATTTCGACTACACACACATCTGCGCCACCGCACAGATGGTCTTCGACTCCCGCAATGCCACCCGCGATGTCCCCCCCGGGACCGGGCGGGTGTGGAAGTTGTGA
- the arsM gene encoding arsenite methyltransferase has product MTDAETIRKAVKSKYAGIAEGVRSGCCDSGACGGPITNLSPGYAVSELAEVPRGADLGLGCGNPVAWAQLAVGEVVIDLGSGAGIDCFLAAHQVGDRGMVIGVDMTEELLSVAEANAIKGGYSNVVFRQGNISHLPVESSAADVVISNCVINLVPDKREVYGEIYRALKPGGRFIVSDIVAHGVIREELRNDMEQWAGCVAGAMDRDEYLALIARAGFERIEVKSEVAYDYKRTDEFWLSSMTVMGYKPSPEVSA; this is encoded by the coding sequence ATGACCGACGCTGAAACAATCCGAAAGGCCGTAAAGTCCAAGTACGCCGGCATCGCAGAGGGCGTCCGGTCCGGGTGTTGCGATTCTGGGGCATGTGGCGGGCCGATCACCAATCTCTCGCCGGGATACGCCGTCTCCGAACTGGCCGAGGTCCCGCGAGGCGCCGACCTCGGGCTGGGATGTGGCAACCCGGTCGCTTGGGCTCAGTTGGCAGTCGGAGAGGTCGTCATCGATCTTGGTTCCGGGGCCGGAATCGACTGCTTTCTGGCGGCGCATCAGGTCGGTGACCGAGGCATGGTCATTGGCGTCGACATGACTGAGGAATTGCTGTCGGTTGCCGAGGCGAACGCGATTAAGGGGGGCTACTCGAATGTTGTTTTCCGCCAAGGGAACATCTCACACCTCCCGGTCGAGAGCTCTGCTGCCGACGTCGTTATCTCCAATTGCGTGATAAACCTGGTCCCCGATAAGAGGGAAGTCTATGGCGAGATATACCGCGCACTGAAACCGGGGGGGCGGTTCATCGTGTCGGATATCGTCGCGCACGGCGTCATACGCGAGGAGCTTCGTAACGATATGGAACAGTGGGCCGGATGCGTGGCCGGCGCCATGGACCGCGATGAATATCTGGCGTTGATCGCGCGTGCGGGGTTTGAGCGTATCGAGGTCAAATCCGAAGTTGCGTACGACTACAAACGTACCGACGAGTTCTGGCTCTCCTCCATGACGGTCATGGGGTATAAACCCTCGCCTGAAGTATCGGCCTGA
- a CDS encoding DUF2723 domain-containing protein, translating into MTERTYNLLRRVLAVVVTVWTFVVYAMTVAATFSYWDCGEFVACSYILGIPHPPGTPLLVLIGRVSSILPFAADIALRVNYVSVVSCALAAGLGFLVLVRMIRAGLQLNDGPLEPWRAVVALCGGFSGALFMAFSNTHWNNAVEAEAYGPAMLCVLILMWLAMRWSDRRQMPRSGRYLVAIAYVGMLSIGFHMTAFLAMPAIFLFLVSVEPDLRRDWRFWLTGFALFLVAGSITLFVIVAGLWLVISVAMSMNRRNVARWGLIAAIMVSGWIGYSTHLYLPIRSAHDPWIDENDPETLESFKGFLERKQYGQTSMFERMLTRRGQWINQIGEHPHMGFYHYFRQQYGFDGWMMIPVMLIGFYGALWLIRRRMPWGTLIAVLFLLGSLGLILYMNFADGTHYSSRMPDAYLEVRNRDYFFTPGFIIFGMMMGLGLAALAGRIGETSAGGRRVAAAIAIVAALLPVRTMAENWRSSDRSRNHTPYDYAWNLLQSCGPNAILFTSGDNDTFPVWCIQEVYGVRKDIAVVNLSLAQTDWYIYQMKHQWGLPITLTDHQILWTVSDPALDGLKRPRDPYDDPVGKSRHYLFAYRDKDGSYVPINHQIVEHVLINNNWERPVYFSSGPGGKSRLPLQDRTRMIGQAQQVVRDTQQAGQDYEGTAALLDSVFLMRGYNDPTIGLDDNAVGLAVAFPEKMIGVAEHYRRQGDTALWGQWLSRARATFPAYYRTHQLMSAHWNAVGDSTRAQEVIQDGLDTVRAFVSEMPSTRLYWYFLGKMEDAAGNDDAAEEALGTAFWMNPTEGVFYQDYVNLLVRHGNTYQAGRASAKWLEYNPNDQRARQMVGAARTAGDS; encoded by the coding sequence ATGACGGAGCGGACATATAACCTTCTGCGGCGGGTACTGGCGGTCGTTGTCACGGTGTGGACGTTCGTCGTCTACGCGATGACGGTCGCGGCCACTTTTTCGTACTGGGACTGCGGCGAGTTCGTCGCGTGCAGCTATATCCTCGGCATCCCGCACCCGCCGGGGACGCCGCTCCTTGTCCTGATCGGGCGGGTCTCCTCGATCCTCCCCTTTGCCGCGGATATCGCACTTCGCGTCAACTACGTCTCGGTTGTTTCTTGTGCGCTGGCGGCCGGACTGGGCTTTCTGGTCCTGGTCCGCATGATCCGTGCGGGTCTGCAGCTAAACGATGGTCCGCTGGAACCCTGGCGCGCCGTTGTCGCTTTGTGCGGCGGATTCTCCGGCGCGCTGTTCATGGCGTTCTCGAACACCCACTGGAACAACGCCGTGGAGGCCGAGGCCTACGGCCCGGCGATGCTTTGTGTCCTCATCCTCATGTGGCTGGCGATGCGGTGGAGTGACCGTCGCCAGATGCCGCGCAGCGGCCGCTATCTGGTCGCCATCGCATACGTGGGCATGCTCTCGATCGGATTCCACATGACCGCGTTTCTGGCGATGCCGGCCATCTTTCTGTTTCTGGTCTCCGTGGAGCCCGACCTCCGCCGGGATTGGCGGTTCTGGTTGACCGGTTTCGCCCTGTTCCTCGTCGCCGGCAGTATCACGCTGTTCGTCATCGTCGCCGGATTGTGGCTGGTCATCAGCGTGGCGATGTCAATGAATCGCCGCAATGTGGCGCGATGGGGACTGATTGCCGCGATCATGGTCAGCGGTTGGATCGGCTATTCAACCCACCTGTACTTGCCGATTCGCTCTGCGCACGACCCCTGGATCGACGAAAACGATCCGGAAACGCTGGAGTCGTTCAAGGGTTTCCTGGAGCGCAAACAATACGGCCAGACCAGTATGTTTGAACGGATGCTGACACGGCGCGGCCAGTGGATCAACCAGATCGGCGAACATCCCCACATGGGGTTTTACCACTACTTCCGGCAGCAATACGGATTCGACGGGTGGATGATGATCCCTGTGATGCTGATCGGTTTCTATGGCGCCCTGTGGCTGATCCGAAGGCGGATGCCCTGGGGAACGCTGATCGCGGTGTTGTTCCTGCTGGGCTCGCTCGGGCTGATCCTGTACATGAATTTTGCCGATGGCACGCATTACTCATCCCGTATGCCCGATGCCTACCTTGAGGTGCGCAATCGTGATTACTTCTTCACGCCGGGGTTTATCATCTTCGGCATGATGATGGGGCTGGGGCTGGCGGCGCTGGCCGGACGCATCGGTGAGACATCGGCGGGGGGACGTCGTGTCGCGGCCGCGATCGCCATCGTGGCGGCGCTGTTGCCGGTGCGCACGATGGCGGAGAACTGGCGATCGTCGGACCGTTCGCGCAACCACACACCCTACGATTACGCGTGGAACCTGCTGCAATCCTGCGGGCCGAACGCCATTTTGTTTACCTCCGGCGACAACGACACGTTTCCGGTGTGGTGCATACAGGAGGTGTATGGCGTCCGCAAAGACATCGCGGTCGTCAACCTCTCGCTGGCGCAGACGGACTGGTACATCTATCAAATGAAGCATCAGTGGGGCCTGCCCATCACGTTGACCGATCATCAGATCCTGTGGACAGTGAGCGATCCGGCACTCGATGGTCTGAAGCGGCCGCGCGACCCGTACGATGATCCGGTCGGAAAGAGCCGCCACTACCTCTTCGCTTACCGCGACAAGGACGGAAGCTACGTTCCCATCAATCACCAAATCGTTGAGCACGTCCTGATCAATAACAACTGGGAGCGTCCGGTCTATTTCTCATCCGGGCCTGGCGGCAAGTCGCGGTTGCCGCTCCAGGATCGTACGCGGATGATCGGACAGGCGCAGCAAGTCGTGCGCGACACGCAGCAGGCGGGACAGGACTATGAGGGTACCGCCGCGCTGCTGGATTCGGTCTTTTTGATGCGCGGTTACAACGATCCGACGATCGGCTTGGACGACAACGCGGTCGGATTGGCCGTCGCGTTTCCGGAGAAGATGATCGGAGTGGCCGAGCACTATCGCCGACAGGGCGACACGGCCCTCTGGGGTCAATGGCTGAGCCGGGCGCGTGCCACATTCCCGGCGTATTACCGCACGCACCAACTCATGTCGGCACACTGGAACGCAGTCGGTGACAGCACACGCGCGCAAGAGGTCATTCAGGATGGTCTGGATACGGTTCGCGCGTTCGTGTCCGAAATGCCGTCGACGCGTTTGTATTGGTACTTCCTCGGCAAGATGGAAGATGCCGCCGGCAATGACGACGCAGCCGAAGAGGCGTTGGGGACCGCCTTTTGGATGAACCCGACCGAGGGTGTGTTCTACCAGGACTACGTCAATCTCCTCGTGCGGCACGGCAACACGTACCAGGCGGGCCGCGCATCGGCTAAGTGGCTCGAGTACAATCCCAACGATCAGCGGGCCCGTCAGATGGTCGGCGCCGCACGCACTGCCGGCGATTCGTAG
- a CDS encoding MBL fold metallo-hydrolase: MKLFRRIIKLMLLAIAALVVLVILIGATLGYMFSAPGYTGEESDHFDGERFVNRDTVTTEPGLRAILKFTFQEKRAPWPDWIDNTDHPPPPARVGNGDLRVTFINHATTLIQMDGLNILTDPIWSERCSPVFWAGPRRHRAPGVTLENLPPLDAILISHNHYDHCDIPTLRRLSAAHPHARVIVGLGVKAMLAHNVIANIQEIDWEDSLSLSDVVALRGVTAKHFSGRGFFDRNKTLWLGYVISSPAGNVYFAGDTGYGAHFRQIGEKYGPIRLALLPIGAYLPSWFMRPVHISPSEAVDAHRDLGAQTSIAVHFGTFRLGADGETQPADDLRRALSAHRDVRFWVLDQGEGRDVPAVSLRNGITR, translated from the coding sequence ATGAAGTTGTTCCGCAGAATCATCAAACTAATGCTCCTGGCCATCGCCGCCCTCGTTGTCCTGGTGATTCTGATCGGCGCGACGCTCGGATACATGTTCTCCGCACCGGGATACACAGGGGAGGAGTCGGATCACTTCGATGGCGAACGGTTCGTCAATCGCGACACGGTGACGACTGAGCCGGGATTACGCGCCATTCTGAAATTCACTTTTCAGGAAAAGCGCGCACCCTGGCCCGACTGGATCGACAACACTGACCACCCACCGCCGCCCGCACGTGTCGGCAACGGCGATCTGCGCGTGACATTCATCAATCACGCCACGACGCTCATCCAAATGGACGGGCTGAACATCCTGACCGATCCGATCTGGTCGGAGCGGTGCAGCCCGGTGTTCTGGGCCGGACCCCGGCGCCATCGCGCCCCCGGTGTGACCTTGGAGAATCTGCCGCCCTTGGATGCGATTCTGATCAGCCACAATCACTACGACCACTGCGACATCCCGACGCTCAGGCGGCTTTCGGCCGCACATCCGCATGCGCGCGTCATCGTGGGACTGGGAGTCAAGGCGATGCTGGCTCACAACGTAATCGCCAATATTCAGGAGATCGACTGGGAAGACTCGTTGTCGCTGTCCGATGTCGTAGCCCTTCGTGGTGTCACGGCGAAGCACTTTTCGGGGCGCGGGTTTTTCGATCGCAACAAGACGTTGTGGCTCGGATATGTGATTTCAAGTCCGGCTGGGAATGTCTATTTCGCGGGCGACACGGGATACGGAGCGCACTTTCGGCAGATCGGCGAGAAATACGGGCCCATCCGGCTTGCGCTCTTGCCGATCGGCGCTTACCTGCCGAGTTGGTTTATGCGACCGGTCCACATCTCTCCATCCGAAGCCGTCGATGCGCATCGTGACTTGGGTGCACAGACGAGCATCGCGGTTCATTTCGGGACATTTCGTCTCGGTGCCGATGGCGAGACACAGCCCGCCGACGATCTGCGTCGAGCGTTGTCGGCACATCGCGACGTACGATTCTGGGTGTTGGATCAGGGGGAGGGACGGGATGTGCCGGCAGTCTCGTTAAGGAATGGCATTACGAGATAG
- the lepB gene encoding signal peptidase I, with protein MGNSRRGKDKGALRDYFEAVLVALIIAVVLRAFVVQAYRIPTDSMQGTLIPGDYVLVSKLAYHFGDPEPGDVIVFKYPLNPSKDFVKRCVAVEGQKVEIRNKVVYVDDEPENVPKQVTFEDPKSIPGYLSNRDNFGPTVVPPGHLFVMGDNRDNSRDSRDWGFLDKKWLHGKAMFIYWSWAPDPAAPKWESPYILPLLTIPGYNIINFTKRLRSDRIGTGL; from the coding sequence ATGGGCAACTCAAGACGGGGCAAGGACAAAGGGGCGCTCCGGGACTATTTCGAAGCAGTCCTGGTGGCGCTCATCATCGCGGTCGTGCTGCGCGCATTTGTCGTGCAGGCCTACCGTATACCCACCGACTCGATGCAGGGGACGCTCATCCCCGGCGATTACGTGCTGGTCAGCAAGCTGGCCTACCACTTCGGCGATCCGGAGCCGGGGGATGTGATCGTCTTTAAGTATCCGTTGAATCCGTCGAAGGACTTCGTCAAACGGTGTGTCGCAGTCGAGGGCCAGAAAGTTGAAATCCGCAACAAGGTCGTCTACGTCGACGATGAGCCCGAGAATGTTCCCAAACAGGTCACCTTCGAGGACCCAAAATCCATCCCCGGATATCTATCCAATCGGGACAATTTCGGGCCGACCGTAGTTCCACCAGGGCACTTGTTCGTGATGGGTGACAACCGCGACAACTCGCGCGATTCACGCGACTGGGGATTCCTCGACAAGAAGTGGTTGCACGGCAAGGCGATGTTCATCTATTGGTCGTGGGCGCCCGACCCCGCAGCACCGAAGTGGGAAAGCCCGTACATTCTGCCGCTGTTGACCATACCGGGCTATAACATCATCAACTTCACCAAGCGGCTGCGCTCCGACCGCATCGGCACCGGACTATAG
- a CDS encoding OmpH family outer membrane protein, with protein sequence MISTTRFLTLLAAAALIAVALPSLSTAQVKIATVDVQKIRDGAPRFKQALAEIDDMVADFEAQRDQKRNGMDGLAQSMQEATDRNQASTVERLRREMTAQSQDYQAFMDETFGTDGIIESKSSELLAPLYDDLAEAAKTVAKTQGLDLILDLEQVNPLYSNNALDVTQSVLDEFLKFR encoded by the coding sequence ATGATATCAACGACGCGATTCCTCACACTCCTGGCCGCTGCGGCGCTGATTGCGGTGGCCCTGCCTTCCTTGAGCACGGCACAGGTGAAGATCGCCACCGTCGACGTACAGAAAATTCGTGACGGTGCGCCCCGTTTTAAGCAGGCGCTTGCGGAAATCGATGACATGGTGGCCGATTTTGAGGCGCAGCGCGACCAGAAGCGCAACGGGATGGACGGACTGGCGCAAAGCATGCAGGAAGCCACCGACCGTAACCAGGCATCCACAGTGGAGCGTCTGCGCCGGGAGATGACCGCCCAGTCACAGGACTACCAGGCATTCATGGATGAGACCTTCGGTACCGACGGTATCATTGAAAGCAAGTCCTCCGAGCTGTTGGCGCCGTTGTACGACGATCTGGCCGAGGCCGCCAAGACGGTCGCCAAGACTCAGGGACTGGATCTGATTCTCGATTTGGAGCAAGTCAATCCGTTGTACTCAAACAACGCGCTCGATGTGACCCAGTCGGTTTTGGATGAGTTTCTCAAATTTCGATAG